One part of the Glycine soja cultivar W05 chromosome 11, ASM419377v2, whole genome shotgun sequence genome encodes these proteins:
- the LOC114373697 gene encoding temperature-induced lipocalin-1-like yields MVTKAMEVVKDLDVKRYMGRWYEIACFPSRFQPSDGTNTRATYTLRDDGTINVLNETWSGGKRGFIEGTAYKADPNSDEAKLKVKFWVPPFLPIIPVTGDYWLLYIDQDYHYAVIGQPSRNYLWILSRKNHMDEETYNQLVERAKDEGYDVSKLHKTPHSDSPPEEEGPQDTKGVWWIKSLLGK; encoded by the exons ATGGTGACCAAAGCGATGGAGGTGGTGAAGGATCTGGACGTGAAGCGGTACATGGGTCGGTGGTACGAGATTGCGTGCTTCCCGTCGAGGTTTCAACCCAGTGACGGCACCAACACCAGAGCCACCTACACTCTCCGAGATGACGGCACCATCAACGTTCTTAACGAGACTTGGAGTGGCGGCAAAAGAGGTTTCATTGAGGGCACTGCTTATAAGGCTGATCCCAACAGCGACGAGGCCAAGTTGAAGGTCAAGTTCTGGGTGCCTCCCTTTTTACCCATCATTCCCGTTACTGGGGATTACTGGCTTTTGTACATTGACCAGGATTATCACTATGCTGTCATTGGCCAACCTTCCAGGAATTATCTTTGG ATATTGTCCAGGAAGAACCATATGGATGAGGAAACCTACAACCAGCTTGTTGAGAGAGCTAAGGATGAGGGGTATGATGTGAGCAAACTCCACAAGACTCCACACAGTGATTCTCCACCGGAGGAAGAAGGTCCTCAGGACACCAAAGGCGTTTGGTGGATCAAGTCCCTTCTGGGGAAATAG
- the LOC114374973 gene encoding two-component response regulator ARR12-like — protein sequence MVVGDRFPVGMRVLAVDDDKTCLTVLENLLRKCQYNVTTTNQAIKALEMLRKNRNKFDLVISDVNMPDMDGFKLLELVGLEMDLPVIMLSGYGDKERVMRGVIQGACDYLTKPVRIEELQNIWQHVLRRRIDSKDKNKTASEGKGCSMAGKFANEEKARYMAGECSQAMAPKNNTDQNIKLGQKRKELSEDEEEEEYDKENEEHSNQKKPRLVWDAELHRKFLAAVNHLGIDKAFPKRILDLMNVEGLTRENVASHLQKYRLGLRKPTQQPSMVAALGSSDPYLQMDSVEGFRTLSGSVGMLSTTLPSYASGGVFCRLNPPSGLRGVNSALFQPVLSQNNSMSAKAFGNMQLSMFSANQTSSLLQGIPTSIDANKFQQNRSPGIRKLSPLDDSSGFKVSSGFSDTRATVINPNNFVHDLSNNHLLLQRNSPPAQNSGAFRNHSSLGAASVNTQSFDPGICELDHNRHNKSWQGTTQISKFPTNTSAVSKVFTHDQLAQNNSKFSSSTFCSGNSPVDFSSTRAIAPPLEDARGKLQSQEGLLENILLASCYTQHQSWESDKRGCNKDMSQTFNSTKSVSPNGDTSSLGHSLDQNNSVSSEGIGASLVNPSITQSNEGEKFYSMKSNDACILRSMESQEGLMQNTFGSLNDIMSEITEQEQNTIMLMDGELEFDLDHAFDSF from the exons ATGGTGGTGGGTGACCGTTTTCCGGTGGGTATGCGTGTACTTGCCGTTGATGACGACAAAACGTGTCTCACAGTTTTGGAGAACCTGCTTCGCAAATGCCAGTATAATG TCACTACAACTAATCAGGCAATTAAGGCGCTAGAAATGTTGAGGAAAAACAGAAACAAGTTTGACCTTGTTATTAGCGATGTAAATATGCCTGACATGGATGGGTTTAAACTTCTTGAGCTAGTGGGACTTGAAATGGACCTACCTGTTATTA TGTTGTCAGGATACGGTGATAAAGAGCGGGTGATGAGAGGTGTTATACAGGGTGCTTGTGACTACTTAACCAAACCAGTTCGAATTGAAGAGTTACAGAACATATGGCAACATGTACTGCGAAGGAGGATTGATAGCAAGGATAAGAATAAGACTGCAAGTGAGGGAAAAGGCTGCAGTATGGCTGGTAAGTTTGCAAATGAGGAGAAAGCCAGATATATGGCTGGGGAATGTAGTCAAGCCATGGCACCAAAAAATAATACCGACCAGAATATAAAACTGGGTCAAAAAAGGAAGGAACTAAGTGAggatgaggaagaggaagaatatGATAAAGAGAATGAGGAACACTCAAATCAGAAGAAGCCTCGTTTAGTTTGGGATGCCGAGTTGCATAGGAAATTTCTTGCTGCTGTTAATCATCTGGGAATTGACA AGGCTTTCCCCAAGAGAATACTCGACTTGATGAATGTCGAAGGACTTACAAGAGAAAACGTAGCAAGCCATCTGCAG AAATACAGACTCGGTCTCAGAAAACCTACTCAGCAGCCTAGCATGGTTGCTGCGTTGGGTAGTAGTGATCCTTACCTGCAGATGGATTCAGTAGAAGGCTTTCGCACTTTGTCGGGATCAGTAGGAATGTTAAGCACCACACTACCATCATATGCATCTGGTGGAGTGTTTTGTAGGCTGAACCCACCATCTGGCTTGAGAGGAGTTAACTCTGCACTTTTTCAGCCTGTTCTGTCTCAAAACAATAGCATGTCTGCAAAAGCATTTGGAAACATGCAACTGTCCATGTTTTCTGCAAATCAAACCTCAAGTTTATTACAGGGCATTCCAACATCAATAGATGCTAATAAATTTCAGCAGAACCGTTCACCTGGTATTAGGAAGTTGAGTCCACTTGATGATTCAAGTGGATTTAAAGTTTCCTCTGGTTTCTCAGACACTAGAGCTACCGTTATAAATCCAAATAATTTTGTGCATGATCTCTCAAATAATCATTTACTTTTACAAAGAAATTCACCACCAGCACAGAATTCGGGAGCATTCAGAAATCACTCTTCTCTTGGAGCTGCGTCGGTGAACACACAATCATTTGACCCTGGTATCTGTGAATTGGATCATAATCGGCATAATAAAAGCTGGCAGGGAACAACTCAGATATCTAAGTTTCCTACCAATACTTCTGCTGTCAGTAAGGTTTTCACTCATGATCAGCTGGCTCAAAATAACTCAAAATTTTCCTCATCCACTTTTTGCAGTGGGAACAGTCCagttgatttttcttccacTAGGGCTATTGCTCCTCCCTTGGAGGATGCTAGAGGTAAGCTGCAAAGTCAAGAAGGCTTACTTGAGAATATCTTACTAGCTTCATGTTACACCCAACATCAAAGCTGGGAATCAGATAAGCGGGGTTGCAACAAAGACATGAGCCAAACCTTCAACTCCACAAAGTCTGTCTCTCCTAATGGAGACACTAGTTCCTTAGGACATAGTTTAGACCAAAATAATTCAGTTAGCAGCGAGGGAATTGGTGCATCTTTGGTTAATCCATCAATCACGCAATCAAATGAAGGTGAGAAATTCTATTCGATGAAGTCAAATGATGCCTGCATTTTGCGGAGCATGGAGTCCCAAGAAGGACTCATGCAGAATACTTTTGGGTCCTTAAATGACATAATGAGTGAAATAACCGAACAG GAGCAAAATACGATTATGCTGATGGATGGAGAATTGGAGTTTGATTTGGATCATGCATTTGATTCCTTCTGA
- the LOC114373601 gene encoding alpha/beta hydrolase domain-containing protein 17B-like, which produces MGNVTGTVAAKFAFFPPEPPTYDVRREEDGRVVVSGVTADKNVDVHILHTKGGNEIVATFWKHPFARFTVLYSHGNAADLGQMHDLFIELRAHLRVNIMSYDYSGYGASTGKPSEFNTYCDIEAVYNCLKNEYGIKQEELILYGQSVGSGPTLHLASKLQKLRGVVLHSAILSGIRVLYPVKMTFWFDIFKNIDKIRHVNCPVFVIHGTNDDIVDWSHGKRLWELSKEKYDPLWVKGGGHCNLETFPEYIKYLRKFINAMEKLSLTKQTNKQLTQNPSITESRHNKCLRFGKK; this is translated from the exons atgggCAATGTGACGGGAACAGTGGCGGCGAAATTCGCGTTTTTCCCGCCAGAGCCACCGACGTACGACGTCCGCAGAGAGGAGGATGGGAGGGTGGTGGTGTCGGGTGTCACCGCCGACAAAAACGTCGACGTTCACATTCTCCACACCAAAGGTGGCAACGAGATCGTCGCCACCTTCTGGAAACACCCTTTTGCCAGGTTCACTGTCCTCTACTCTCACGGTAATGCCGCTGACTTGGGTCAGATGCACGACCTCTTCATCGAGCTCAGAGCTCACCTCCGTGTCAATATCATGAg CTATGACTATTCAGGATATGGAGCATCTACAGGTAAG CCATCTGAGTTCAACACCTATTGCGACATAGAGGCTGTATATAATTGTTTGAAGAACGAGTATGGAATTAAGCAAGAAGAATTGATTTTGTACGGTCAATCGGTTGGAAGTGGACCCACGCTACACTTGGCTTCTAAGTTGCAGAAGTTGAGAGGTGTTGTTCTTCACAGTGCCATCCTTTCAGGGATAAGGGTCTTGTACCCTGTCAAGATGACATTTTGGTTTGACATTTTCAAA AATATAGACAAAATTCGACATGTCAACTGTCCAGTGTTTGTTATACAT GGAACAAATGATGATATTGTTGATTGGTCTCATGGCAAGCGATTGTGGGAACTCTCCAAGGAAAAATATGATCCCTTGTGGGTTAAGGGTGGGGGTCATTGCAACCTTGAAACATTCCCGGAGTACATCAAGTACTTGCGCAAGTTCATTAATGCAATGGAGAAACTCTCACTCACAAAACAGACAAACAAACAACTCACACAAAATCCTAGTATTACTGAATCCAGACATAACAAATGCTTAAGATTTGGCAAAAAAtag